In Shewanella glacialimarina, the genomic stretch GCTGTGCAAGTACATACTATTATGGCTAAGCGTTTGGCTGAGTTAAATCTAGAAGCCGCTGAATTAATGGCTAAACCTGCGGCTTAAGATAACGTATAATACACAGATTATTAGCTTATTTATTTTTAAGTCATTTGGAGTACTTCATGTCCATCGAACGTCAGTTGAAAGAACAGTTAGCCGAAAACCGCGAAATTGTTGAGACCCTTATTGCTGATGGTTCTGAACCTGATGCTGAATATACAATTGAACATCATTTTTCATCAAATAACTTTGACCGTTTAGAAAAAGCGGCTGTTGAAGCATTCAAAATGGGTTTTGAAGTCAATGATGCAGAGGAAATGGAATTAGAAGATGGATCAATTATCTTCTGTTTTGATGCTATCTCAAATCATAAGTTAGAGGTTTCTTTACTTGATCAAGCTTGTGAACAGCTGATAACTATTGCTGTTAAACAAAAGGTTGATTATGACGGCTGGGGAACTTACTTCGTCGGTGATGTCGAAGAGGGTGATGAAGACGACGATGGTTATGACGACGAAGACGACTTTGAAGATGATTATGAAGATGACTATGAAGATGATGAAAACAGTGTTAAACAGCACTAGGTTCAACTGAATTTTATTTCAAAATTAGTGCTAAAGTCAGTTTTAAAACTGTTTTTTAAATTAATCACTACTGAAATGACAGTCGTTAGTGCAAAACATAAAAACCACTCTAATGAGTGGTTTTTATGTTTTTGGCTTATTAACTTGGTTTATCAGAGACTTACTCATTAGCAGTAAAAACTACACTTTGGTTGCGGCCATTTTGTTTGGCTTTATAAAGTGCTTTATCTGCACCTGATAACCAAATTGAGCTGTTATCCGTACCAGGTTTAATTTCGTTAATTCCCAAACTTACAGTTACCTTAATGATACGGTTGTCACTTATTATCTCTGATGCTTCAATTTTTTTACGTAATCTTTCTGTAAAATACAAGGCGTCCGCTGAGCCTGTTTTAGCTAATACAATAGCAAATTCCTCTCCGCCATATCGGCCCGCAGAATCAGTTTCACGCAAAGACTGCTTTAATAAATGAGCAATATGCTGAATAACTTTATCACCCGCTGGATGCCCATATGTATCATTTACATTTTTGAAGTTGTCAATATCGATCATCACCAATGTAGCTTTATCTTGATAGCGAGTATTGCGTTCATATTCACGTTCCATACAGTCTTGCCAATGTCGGCGATTATGTAATTGTGTTAATCCATCTGTCTGGCTCAACTCTTCAAGTTGCTGGTTCATTGCTTTGAGCTGCAATCTATTTATTGCGACATCGCTTATATCGTAAACAATGATACTGATGTGGGTGATGTTACCTGTCAGTGAGGCGAGCGGCAGCAATGTAATATTTTGGTACATGAAATCAGCACGGCCAGTGATTGGTCGATAGTTTTTAAATTTAAACACGTATGGCCGCTGTTCCCAGCTGATGAAAGTGCGGTTTTTGAGCATAAATACCGACTCCATTTTCTGTTTTAACCAGTCAGCTGGGACTTCTGGCAACTCTGTAAATAGGTTCTTGCCTTTAATAAAGTTCGGTGAAATGCCGCTATGGTTTTCCATAAAGCCATTCCATAGCTGAATATTGTAATTGCGATCTAACACAATCAAACCGACATCTATGGTTTGTACCATATCGATAAGCCAGTGTAGTTCGTTCATCGCATCGTGATCATTTGACATATTAACAATATCCAACCTTTAATCGAGAAGATAACCGAGCTTGAAATTAAGCGTTGGTATTGAGTCTTCGGTAAACAGTAGCAGCAAGTCGCATTGGATATTGTAATCTTCAATACGATAATTAATTTCCATAGCAAGCGTACGCTGCCACTTTTCAGAACTAGCATGTATAAGGTCGTTAACTGTACAGTGGCGGCCTAATACAATAGGATGGCTTTGACTAAACTTCATATCAAGTTGTTCAGATATACCACTTAAAAATGCACCAATGAGTACATTGCCGGTATCCATTAGTACTTCAACTTCGGTGTGAGTTTCCTCTTCACTGTTAATCTTCATCAGTTTTGCCATATCTTCAAAACTCGAATCATGAAACAGCAATAATGCTTCGCCAGCAACACCTGCCCCAATAAATCCCTGGCAAAGAGCTGATATCGATGAAGAGTCTTCAGTTGCCTTTAGTGCCATTGTCAGCTCACTGACTTCAAGTACGTTAACGTTAGGAATAGGCAATACCACGAAAACATCTAGTAATTTTGACAGTAAATCAGCTGCACGCCCCATAGCAACGTTAGCTATTTCTTGGCAAGCATCACGTAGGTCGACTTTAACCATAGGCTGGATATCAGCTTCAGCACCCTGAGTAAGGGTGAGTATGCCGTATTCTTGTAAAATATTGCTGATAGCATCAGCACTAACGGGTTTTTGGATAAAATCTAATGCACCTAAGGCTTTAACGCGCTCGTGGGCTTTTATTTGAATGTCACCGGAAACCACAATGATTAATGCAGGTAAGTCTTGCTGTTGAACGATTTGCAATACTTCATAGCCGTCCATTACCGGCATATTCAGGTCAAGGAAAACGATTTCGCCTTTTCCTGCGCGAATAGCTTCAATGCCTTCAGCGCCATTATTGGCAAAAGTCACTTCCACATCCCAGTCTTTTGGGAGTGTACGTGCCATCTGTTTTCTTGCTAATGCAGAGTCATCGCATATTAGTACAGGAATGGTCATGTTGACTTGTTGTCCTTATTTCGCCTTGATGATGCAAGTATTTACTATTACGAGGGCAGCAATACAATCTGGGCGTTCGTTTATTATTATAAGACGTTTTGCTACTTTATCTTTTATTCTAGGATACTCGTCAACAAGATGCGAAATTATTAATATTTTCATACATACATTTAACAAGATAATTATTTATATAATGCAGTTTTTAACCAATTCTACTTAAAAACGCTGTAAAAAAAGTGGATGGTTTATTTGTTGCATGTAAAGCACCGTCGACTTATTGACTTTAGCCAATAAGTCGACATGTTATATCTATTCGCTATATACGACAAACATGTTAACCTAAAATCTGGACTGACCAGTAAGGAAATGTTTCATGGGAATGGATTTAGTGACGTTTGAGATAAGACAGCATATTGCTTATGTTTGCCTTAATCGTCCCGAGAAAATGAATGCATTAAATTTTGATATGTTTGTCGCTATTAATAGCACTATTAAGCGTATTGCCAAAGACAGCAGCGTTAAAGCCGTTATTTTATCGGGTGCGCAAGGTAACTTCAGCTCAGGTTTAGATGTTAAAAGTTTGTCCAAGCAGCCATCGAAGGCTGTTTCCCTATTGTTTAAATGGTTGCCAGGTAATGCAAATTTAGCTCAACGCGTATCGATTGGTTGGCAGAGACTCCCCGTACCTGTGATTGCTGTTATACAAGGTTGTTGTTTTGGCGGTGGGACCCAAATTGTATTAGGTGCAGATATGCGTATTGCAGAGCCTTCGGCAAAGTTTTCTATTATGGAAGCTAAGTGGGGGTTGCTGCCTGATATGGCAGGGCTTGCCAGTTTAAGGCACATTATGGCTAAAGATAAAGCGCTACAGTTAACCTATAGTGCACAGATACTCACGGCAGATGATGCTTTAAAATATGGATTAGTGTCAGAGGTGACTGAGGATGCTATGGCAAGGGCTGAAGCTTTAGCTACACAATTTATGCAAACCTCACCCGATGCCATAGCGGCAATTAAACACAGTATTAATCGTAGCTGGGGCGCATCGGTTAGGCAGCTATTAAGTCGTGAGTCGTTGAGTCAGATACGTCTTTTAATCGGAAAAAACCGTGTTATCGCTGCAATTCGTCAAACTAAAAATCCTGAGAAATCTTATCAACCTCGTCAACCATGGTGGTAGAAGCGGCTCCACTCACCATTATTTGCCATAAGCGTTATCGGCCGATAACGCTTCTTGAAAATCCTTCAATTCGTTCAAGTGCTTCTTGCCAACCACTCGAGTTAGCTAAAGTTAAGTCTAATTGATACTGGCGATAGTATTTAATGGGTTTGACTTGGTTGTATTGCTTGCGCGCAGGTGCATTCGCTTGTGCTAGGGGGTGGGAGTCAGGTGAAACTAAATCTAACACCGGAATAGACATCATCACCAATTGTTCGGCTATTTGCTTACGTTGACTCGACTCTTCTATTAAGTCTTCA encodes the following:
- a CDS encoding sensor domain-containing diguanylate cyclase: MSNDHDAMNELHWLIDMVQTIDVGLIVLDRNYNIQLWNGFMENHSGISPNFIKGKNLFTELPEVPADWLKQKMESVFMLKNRTFISWEQRPYVFKFKNYRPITGRADFMYQNITLLPLASLTGNITHISIIVYDISDVAINRLQLKAMNQQLEELSQTDGLTQLHNRRHWQDCMEREYERNTRYQDKATLVMIDIDNFKNVNDTYGHPAGDKVIQHIAHLLKQSLRETDSAGRYGGEEFAIVLAKTGSADALYFTERLRKKIEASEIISDNRIIKVTVSLGINEIKPGTDNSSIWLSGADKALYKAKQNGRNQSVVFTANE
- the rraB gene encoding ribonuclease E inhibitor RraB, translated to MSIERQLKEQLAENREIVETLIADGSEPDAEYTIEHHFSSNNFDRLEKAAVEAFKMGFEVNDAEEMELEDGSIIFCFDAISNHKLEVSLLDQACEQLITIAVKQKVDYDGWGTYFVGDVEEGDEDDDGYDDEDDFEDDYEDDYEDDENSVKQH
- a CDS encoding response regulator, whose amino-acid sequence is MTIPVLICDDSALARKQMARTLPKDWDVEVTFANNGAEGIEAIRAGKGEIVFLDLNMPVMDGYEVLQIVQQQDLPALIIVVSGDIQIKAHERVKALGALDFIQKPVSADAISNILQEYGILTLTQGAEADIQPMVKVDLRDACQEIANVAMGRAADLLSKLLDVFVVLPIPNVNVLEVSELTMALKATEDSSSISALCQGFIGAGVAGEALLLFHDSSFEDMAKLMKINSEEETHTEVEVLMDTGNVLIGAFLSGISEQLDMKFSQSHPIVLGRHCTVNDLIHASSEKWQRTLAMEINYRIEDYNIQCDLLLLFTEDSIPTLNFKLGYLLD
- a CDS encoding crotonase/enoyl-CoA hydratase family protein yields the protein MGMDLVTFEIRQHIAYVCLNRPEKMNALNFDMFVAINSTIKRIAKDSSVKAVILSGAQGNFSSGLDVKSLSKQPSKAVSLLFKWLPGNANLAQRVSIGWQRLPVPVIAVIQGCCFGGGTQIVLGADMRIAEPSAKFSIMEAKWGLLPDMAGLASLRHIMAKDKALQLTYSAQILTADDALKYGLVSEVTEDAMARAEALATQFMQTSPDAIAAIKHSINRSWGASVRQLLSRESLSQIRLLIGKNRVIAAIRQTKNPEKSYQPRQPWW